A part of Primulina eburnea isolate SZY01 chromosome 10, ASM2296580v1, whole genome shotgun sequence genomic DNA contains:
- the LOC140803150 gene encoding FHA domain-containing protein FHA2 — translation MGSSGGSDVEAGFAKLQGEDFEYYMQTYSIILGRNSKKSSVDVDLSSLGGGMNISRNHARIFYDFQRRRFALEVLGKNGCFVEGVLHLPGHNPVKLDSQDLLQIGDKEFYFLLPVRSILGGPIGPRHHVSNYQMGGSGNQYHHVTPSQQQHLGLPPPSGVGGMGYGKQGRGRAEYYEEYNEEEGGGGAGGGVDDVSSGGKRMKRGDGVDGSYSGVYGYGSSGKAGSSGRLDKKAEGRLRVDREADNQQLLQLEEKDVVSSVATLLSDLCGPGEWMPMENLHYELVEQFGNIWHHSRVRRYLTSEDYSGPEVKGKPWYGLLVLVRKYPEHFVINTRSKGHVTHEFVSLVSLVS, via the exons ATGGGGAGCAGCGGGGGTAGCGATGTGGAGGCTGGGTTCGCTAAGCTACAAGGTGAAGATTTTGAGTACTATATGCAGACGTACTCCATAATCCTAGGTCGCAACTCCAAGAAGTCTTCAGTAGACGTGGACCTTTCCTCTCTCGGCGGTGGAATGAACATCAGCCGCAACCATGCTCGCATCTTCTATGATTTTCAAAGGCGTCGTTTTGCCCTAGAGGTCCTTGGCAAGAACGGATGCTTCGTCGAGGGTGTTCTGCATCTCCCTGGCCATAACCCTGTTAAACTCGACTCACAGGACCTGCTCCAAATCGGAGACAAAGAATTTTACTTTTTGCTACCGGTTAGGAGCATTCTTGGTGGGCCTATTGGTCCAAGGCACCATGTGAGTAACTATCAAATGGGGGGATCTGGGAATCAGTATCATCATGTTACTCCGAGTCAGCAGCAACACTTGGGGTTGCCGCCTCCTTCCGGGGTTGGAGGGATGGGGTATGGCAAGCAGGGGAGGGGAAGGGCTGAGTATTATGAGGAGTACAACGAGGAAGAAGGTGGTGGAGGCGCTGGTGGTGGTGTGGATGATGTGTCTTCGGGAGGCAAGAGAATGAAAAGAGGCGATGGAGTCGATGGTTCCTATAGTGGTGTTTATGGATATGGTTCTAGTGGGAAGGCTGGGAGCTCAGGGCGATTAG ATAAGAAGGCTGAAGGGAGATTACGAGTGGATAGGGAAGCTGACAACCAGCAGCTCCTTCAATTGGAAGAGAAAGATGTTGTATCATCAGTGGCCACGCTATTGTCCGATTTATGTGGTCCTGGAGAATGGATGCCTATGGAGAATCTTCATTATGAG CTGGTGGAACAATTCGGTAATATCTGGCATCACAGTCGTGTGAGAAGATACCTGACATCTGAGGATTATTCCGGTCCAGAAGTCAAAGGAAAACCATGGTACGGGCTGCTCGTTCTAGTGAGAAAATATCCGGAGCACTTTGTTATCAACACAAGATCCAAGGGACACGTGACTCATGAGTTTGTCTCTCTAGTCTCACTGGTCTCATGA
- the LOC140803152 gene encoding uncharacterized protein, translating to MGAIDDNPDQNIPSPSSVNSLDRWTQRILIPTLLAGVSGAGVGLISKHGKVLGLSKTAAAYASNFSIVTGCYCGSREFVRVSRTGKPDDLLNSVVGGLGSGAILGRLQAGQAGAVRYSVIFAAVGTAVDYATIKLRPVISEFRDKSGGWFKLPEWSPIQVLDDEAVAAKRAREQDIYRTVHNLNKEES from the exons ATGGGAGCAATTGACGACAACCCTGATCAGAATATCCCTTCTCCTTCGAGTGTGAACTCATTAGACCGGTGGACACAACGAATTCTCATCCCTACTTTACTAGCAG GAGTTTCTGGAGCAGGAGTTGGCCTAATATCAAAGCATGGAAAAGTTCTTGGCCTTTCTAAAACAGCCGCAGCTTATGCATCTAATTTTTCCATTGTCACCGGTTGTTATTGCG GTTCACGTGAATTTGTCAGGGTGAGTAGAACGGGAAAACCAGATGATTTGCTGAATTCAGTTGTTGGAGGCCTTGGCAGCGGAGCTATTCTTGGACGCCTTCAAG CTGGTCAAGCTGGTGCTGTTCGATATTCGGTTATTTTTGCTGCTGTTGGGACGGCTGTTGATTATGCTACGATAAAATTAAGACCTGTCATAAGCGAATTCAGGGATAAAAGTGGCGGTTGGTTCAAGTTGCCCGAGTGGTCACCCATACAGGTACTTGACGATGAAGCAGTTGCTGCAAAACGTGCTCGGGAACAAGACATATATAGAACTGTCCATAATCTGAACAAAGAAGAATCCTGA